Proteins encoded together in one Balaenoptera ricei isolate mBalRic1 chromosome 2, mBalRic1.hap2, whole genome shotgun sequence window:
- the HDDC3 gene encoding guanosine-3',5'-bis(diphosphate) 3'-pyrophosphohydrolase MESH1 has product MGSEAAQLLEAADFAARKHQWQRRKDPEGTPYINHPIGVARILTHEAGISDIVVLQAALLHDTVEDTDTTLDEVELHFGAQVRRLVEEVTDDKTLPKLERKRLQVEQAPHSSPGAKLVKLADKLYNLRDLNRCIPEGWSEQRVQEYFEWAAQVVKGLQGTNQQLEDALKQLFKERGLTL; this is encoded by the exons ATGGGCTCCGAGGCGGCCCAGCTGTTGGAGGCTGCTGACTTCGCGGCTCGCAAGCACCAATGGCAGCGGCGGAAGGACCCCGAAGGGACCCCCTACATCAATCACCCTATCG GTGTGGCTCGTATCCTGACCCACGAGGCAGGAATCTCTGACATTGTGGTGTTACAG GCAGCCCTGCTCCATGACACGGTGGAGGACACAGACACCACCCTGGATGAGGTGGAGCTGCACTTTGGGGCACAAGTGCGGCGTCTGGTGGAGGAGGTAACAGATGACAAGACTCTGCCCAAGCTGGAGAGAAAGCGGCTGCAGGTGGAGCAGGCACCCCACAGCAGCCCCGGGGCTAAACTGGTGAAGCTGGCAGACAAGCTGTACAATCTGAGGGACCTGAATCGCTGCATCCCAGAGG GATGGTCCGAACAGCGAGTCCAGGAATACTTCGAGTGGGCAGCACAGGTGGTGAAGGGGCTTCAGGGGACAAACCAACAGCTGGAAGACGCTCTAAAGCAGCTGTTTAAGGAGCGGGGGCTGACACTCTGA